ATTTAAAAAATATGCAGGAGAACATTATGTAATGCTTCAGGCAGATTTCCCTAGGCGAAAAAATAATGCATTATCAGATACTCAAACAAAGGCAAATGCTCAACTAGCAGAATGGTATAATAGAAATGGCGTCTTTCCATTTGTGGTAGTTCTAGATAGTAAGGGTAAAGTGCTGGGGGAGACAAGCTACAAAAAGACTACACCTGAAAATTATATCAAAGAATTAAATGCTTTTACAAAATAATTTGAAAACATACATTACTTTGCTGGTCACACTATTTTCATTGGTATGCTTAGCACAACAACCTTATAAACGGACACTCAAACTTATGGGGAGCCGTTTTGATATAACGGTAGTTGCAGATAATGAATTACAAGGTAATATAAGCATAGATATTGCTATAGCCGAAATTACGAGAATAGAAAAGCTTATTTCTTCTTGGGATGTTAATTCGCAAACTTCTGCGATCAATAAAAATGCAGGTATACAACCAGTAAAGGTTGATAAAGAGCTTTTTAATTTGATTGAAAGAGCTATTGGAATATCAAAACTTACCGATGGAGCTTTTGATATTAGTTACGCATCAATGGATTATATCTGGAAGTTTGATGGCAGTATGACGGCAATGCCATCAGAAGAAGAAATTGCATCCTCTGTACTAAAAGTAGGTTTTAAGAATATCGTTTTAGATAAAAAGAATAGTACTGTATTTCTTAAGCTAGAGGGAATGAAAATTGGTTTTGGTGCTATAGGCAAAGGATATGCTGCAGATAAAGCAAAAGCATTACTAATAGAAAAAGGAGTATCCTCGGGAATTATAAATGCTTCTGGAGATATGAATACTTGGGGAAAACAACCAGATGGGAGCGAGTGGAAAGTTGCTATTACAAACCCAATGAATAAAAATAAAGTATTTGCATTACTCCCTATAACCAATGGAGCAGTAGT
This genomic stretch from Cellulophaga algicola DSM 14237 harbors:
- a CDS encoding thioredoxin family protein; translation: MKNFLLLAVIFVAFGTTVSAQEWQTDFVKAKAIAVKESKPIILVFQGSDWCAPCIKLDREIWSTDKFKKYAGEHYVMLQADFPRRKNNALSDTQTKANAQLAEWYNRNGVFPFVVVLDSKGKVLGETSYKKTTPENYIKELNAFTK
- a CDS encoding FAD:protein FMN transferase, giving the protein MLLQNNLKTYITLLVTLFSLVCLAQQPYKRTLKLMGSRFDITVVADNELQGNISIDIAIAEITRIEKLISSWDVNSQTSAINKNAGIQPVKVDKELFNLIERAIGISKLTDGAFDISYASMDYIWKFDGSMTAMPSEEEIASSVLKVGFKNIVLDKKNSTVFLKLEGMKIGFGAIGKGYAADKAKALLIEKGVSSGIINASGDMNTWGKQPDGSEWKVAITNPMNKNKVFALLPITNGAVVTSGNYEKYVNFNGKRYTHIIDPRTGYPSSGIISVTVFAPKAELADALATSVFVMGKEAGLDRINQLPQIECIIIDDQGNITKSKNIKIDKL